The Thermoclostridium stercorarium subsp. stercorarium DSM 8532 genome contains a region encoding:
- the speB gene encoding agmatinase — translation MHDNNASKIIGCDNSYEESRIVVFGAPFDGTVSYRPGARFGSSAVRSESYSIETYSPYQDRDLEDIRVFDAGDLELPLGNTVKVLEIIEEYAYRILNDGKIPFMIGGEHLVSLGAVRAAVKKYKDLHIIHFDAHSDLRDEYLGESLSHATVMRRCWELVGDRRIFQFGIRSGSREEIYWGKDHVYTSFFDFSRLDGVVEALKGKPVYLTIDLDVLDTSVFPGTGTPEAGGVTFSELLDAVGKVSCLDIVALDMTELSPPLDPSGASTVLACKLLREVLLYVYK, via the coding sequence ATGCATGATAACAATGCAAGCAAAATTATAGGCTGTGATAACAGTTATGAAGAAAGCAGAATAGTAGTATTCGGCGCGCCTTTTGACGGAACGGTTTCGTATAGACCGGGTGCAAGGTTTGGAAGTTCTGCGGTACGCAGTGAAAGTTACTCGATAGAAACATACAGCCCTTATCAGGACAGGGATCTTGAAGATATCCGCGTATTTGATGCCGGAGATCTGGAACTTCCTTTGGGTAATACGGTTAAGGTACTTGAAATAATTGAAGAATATGCGTACAGAATTTTAAACGACGGTAAAATCCCGTTTATGATAGGCGGGGAGCATCTGGTCAGTTTAGGTGCCGTACGCGCCGCGGTGAAAAAATACAAAGACCTTCATATTATTCATTTTGATGCTCATTCGGATTTAAGGGACGAGTATTTGGGTGAAAGCTTGTCCCATGCGACGGTGATGCGGCGTTGCTGGGAACTGGTGGGTGACCGCAGAATTTTTCAGTTCGGTATCAGAAGCGGTTCCAGGGAGGAAATTTACTGGGGAAAAGACCATGTTTACACCAGTTTCTTTGATTTCAGCCGTCTGGATGGAGTGGTGGAGGCATTAAAAGGAAAACCGGTTTATTTGACAATTGATTTGGATGTACTTGATACATCGGTATTCCCAGGTACGGGGACTCCTGAGGCAGGCGGTGTGACGTTCTCCGAGCTCCTTGACGCGGTTGGAAAAGTATCGTGCCTCGATATAGTTGCTCTTGACATGACGGAACTTTCTCCGCCGCTTGACCCGAGCGGAGCGTCAACGGTGCTTGCATGCAAGCTTTTGAGAGAGGTTCTTTTATATGTGTACAAATAA
- the speE gene encoding polyamine aminopropyltransferase encodes MDLWFTEYHSNYARFSIKVDKPVISLESEFQRIDVFDSYEFGRVLVLDGCLMLTEKDEFIYHEMITHIPMAVNPEIQDVLVIGAGDGGVVRELTKYDSVKRIDMVEIDKLVVDICREYLPQTSCRLDDSRVNIYFEDGLKFVRRKNNEYDLIIVDSTDPFGPGEDLFTREFYGNCYKALKQWGIMVNQHESPYYPNDALSMQRAHKRIKSIFPVAEVYQAHIPTYPSGHWLFGFASKGFHPVADLKENWNSLGLKTRYYNTELHRGCFALPNYVKELLENA; translated from the coding sequence ATGGATTTATGGTTTACCGAATATCACTCGAATTACGCCCGTTTTTCCATTAAGGTTGACAAGCCGGTTATAAGCCTGGAGAGTGAATTCCAGCGCATAGACGTGTTTGATTCCTATGAATTTGGCAGGGTTCTGGTCTTGGACGGCTGCCTTATGCTTACAGAAAAAGACGAGTTTATATACCATGAAATGATTACGCATATACCTATGGCGGTAAACCCTGAAATCCAGGATGTGCTTGTTATTGGAGCAGGAGACGGGGGAGTGGTCAGAGAGCTTACAAAATATGATTCTGTAAAACGAATTGATATGGTTGAGATAGACAAGCTTGTTGTGGATATCTGCAGGGAATATTTGCCCCAAACCTCGTGCAGGCTTGATGATTCCCGTGTGAACATATATTTTGAGGACGGGCTTAAATTTGTGAGAAGAAAAAATAATGAATATGATTTGATAATAGTGGATTCAACCGATCCCTTCGGACCGGGAGAGGACTTGTTTACAAGAGAGTTTTACGGAAATTGCTACAAAGCATTAAAACAATGGGGTATTATGGTAAACCAGCATGAAAGTCCTTATTACCCTAATGACGCTCTGTCGATGCAACGGGCCCATAAACGAATAAAATCGATTTTCCCTGTGGCCGAGGTTTATCAGGCCCATATACCGACCTATCCGTCGGGACACTGGCTTTTTGGATTTGCGTCAAAAGGGTTTCATCCGGTTGCTGACCTTAAAGAAAACTGGAATTCCCTTGGTTTAAAAACGAGGTATTACAACACCGAACTGCACAGGGGTTGTTTTGCACTGCCAAATTATGTAAAGGAGCTGCTGGAGAATGCATGA